A DNA window from Jaculus jaculus isolate mJacJac1 chromosome 1, mJacJac1.mat.Y.cur, whole genome shotgun sequence contains the following coding sequences:
- the Ssbp4 gene encoding single-stranded DNA-binding protein 4 isoform X2 codes for MYGKTGKGSVPSDGQAREKLALYVYEYLLHVGAQKSAQTFLSEIRWEKNITVGEPPGFLHSWWCVFWDLYCAAPDRREACEHSSEAKVFQDYSTTAAPSPVMGTMAPNDPMAAGPMASGFFQPFMSPRFPGGQRPSLRMLSQPPVGLPGSQPFLPGAMEASPRAQGHPSLGGPMQRVTPPRGMANTVPQGYGGGMRPTPNTIAGPGLLAMNMGQGMRGPWNSPSGSSVPYSSSPGSYTGPPGGGGPPGTPIMASPGDSSSSENMFSIMNSVGPSAGRANFPLGAGTEAPMAALSAMEQQQANGSLGPTDQDMLSKGSPDAASLNNTPGTPRDDGEITAAGTFLHPFPSESYSPGVAMSV; via the exons ATGTACGGCAAAACGGGCAAGGGCTCCGTGCCTTCCGACGGCCAGGCGCGCGAGAA GCTGGCGCTGTACGTGTATGAGTACCTGCTGCATGTGGGCGCCCAGAAGTCAGCGCAGACCTTCCTATCCGAG ATCCGATGGGAGAAGAACATCACAGTGGGCGAGCCCCCGGGCTTCCTGCATTCCTGGTGGTG TGTGTTCTGGGACCTGTACTGTGCGGCACCAGACCGCAGAGAGGCCTGCGAGCACTCTAGCGAGGCCAAGGTCTTCCAAGACTAT AGCACGACAGCGGCCCCCAGCCCTGTGATGGGAACTATGGCCCCAAATGATCCAATGGCTGCAGGACCCATGGCGTCAGGTTTTTTCCAG CCCTTCATGTCACCGCGGTTCCCAGGGGGCCAACGGCCCTCCCTGAGGATGTTAAGTCAG CCTCCTGTGGGCCTTCCTGGCTCCCAGCCTTTCCTACCTGGCGCCATGGAGGCATCTCCTCGTGCTCAGG GGCACCCGAGCCTGGGCGGCCCAATGCAGAGGGTGACTCCACCACGGGGCATGGCCAACACTGTACCCCAG GGCTACGGAGGTGGCATGCGACCTACACCCAATACCATCGCTGGCCCGGGCCTACTGGCAATGAACAT GGGCCAGGGCATGCGCGGCCCGTGGAACAGCCCCAGTGGCAGCTCG GTCCCGTACTCCTCGTCTCCTGGCAGCTACACG GGACCCCCAGGAGGCGGTGGTCCTCCAGGGACGCCCATTATGGCCAGCCCTGGAG ACTCCAGCTCCAGCGAAAACATGTTCTCCATCATGAACTCTGTGGGGCCGAGTGCAGGCCGTGCTAAT TTCCCACTTGGTGCTGGAACCGAAGCCCCAATGGCTGCCCTGAGCGCGATGGAGCAGCAGCAAGCGAACGGATCCCTGG GTCCTACCGACCAGGATATGCTGTCCAAG GGATCCCCTGACGCTGCCAGCCTGAACAACACCCCGGGCACCCCACGCGATGATGGCGAGATAACAGCTGCCGGAACCTTCCTGCACCCGTTCCCGAGCGAAAGC TACTCCCCCGGCGTGGCCATGAGCGTGTGA
- the Ssbp4 gene encoding single-stranded DNA-binding protein 4 isoform X1 — translation MYGKTGKGSVPSDGQAREKLALYVYEYLLHVGAQKSAQTFLSEIRWEKNITVGEPPGFLHSWWCVFWDLYCAAPDRREACEHSSEAKVFQDYSTTAAPSPVMGTMAPNDPMAAGPMASGFFQPFMSPRFPGGQRPSLRMLSQPPVGLPGSQPFLPGAMEASPRAQGHPSLGGPMQRVTPPRGMANTVPQGYGGGMRPTPNTIAGPGLLAMNMGQGMRGPWNSPSGSSVPYSSSPGSYTGPPGGGGPPGTPIMASPGDSSSSENMFSIMNSVGPSAGRANFPLGAGTEAPMAALSAMEQQQANGSLGPTDQDMLSKGSPDAASLNNTPGTPRDDGEITAAGTFLHPFPSESVSHGAASPPAAGLRGLAGRARRGGRGARARP, via the exons ATGTACGGCAAAACGGGCAAGGGCTCCGTGCCTTCCGACGGCCAGGCGCGCGAGAA GCTGGCGCTGTACGTGTATGAGTACCTGCTGCATGTGGGCGCCCAGAAGTCAGCGCAGACCTTCCTATCCGAG ATCCGATGGGAGAAGAACATCACAGTGGGCGAGCCCCCGGGCTTCCTGCATTCCTGGTGGTG TGTGTTCTGGGACCTGTACTGTGCGGCACCAGACCGCAGAGAGGCCTGCGAGCACTCTAGCGAGGCCAAGGTCTTCCAAGACTAT AGCACGACAGCGGCCCCCAGCCCTGTGATGGGAACTATGGCCCCAAATGATCCAATGGCTGCAGGACCCATGGCGTCAGGTTTTTTCCAG CCCTTCATGTCACCGCGGTTCCCAGGGGGCCAACGGCCCTCCCTGAGGATGTTAAGTCAG CCTCCTGTGGGCCTTCCTGGCTCCCAGCCTTTCCTACCTGGCGCCATGGAGGCATCTCCTCGTGCTCAGG GGCACCCGAGCCTGGGCGGCCCAATGCAGAGGGTGACTCCACCACGGGGCATGGCCAACACTGTACCCCAG GGCTACGGAGGTGGCATGCGACCTACACCCAATACCATCGCTGGCCCGGGCCTACTGGCAATGAACAT GGGCCAGGGCATGCGCGGCCCGTGGAACAGCCCCAGTGGCAGCTCG GTCCCGTACTCCTCGTCTCCTGGCAGCTACACG GGACCCCCAGGAGGCGGTGGTCCTCCAGGGACGCCCATTATGGCCAGCCCTGGAG ACTCCAGCTCCAGCGAAAACATGTTCTCCATCATGAACTCTGTGGGGCCGAGTGCAGGCCGTGCTAAT TTCCCACTTGGTGCTGGAACCGAAGCCCCAATGGCTGCCCTGAGCGCGATGGAGCAGCAGCAAGCGAACGGATCCCTGG GTCCTACCGACCAGGATATGCTGTCCAAG GGATCCCCTGACGCTGCCAGCCTGAACAACACCCCGGGCACCCCACGCGATGATGGCGAGATAACAGCTGCCGGAACCTTCCTGCACCCGTTCCCGAGCGAAAGCGTAAGCCACGGCGCCGCCTCGCCCCCCGCGGCGGGCCTGAGGGGCCTTGCGGGCAGAGCGCGGCGGGGCGGCCGGGGGGCCCGAGCGAGACCGTGA
- the Lrrc25 gene encoding leucine-rich repeat-containing protein 25 — protein sequence MGAPRVEVPLPSLLLLLLLLLLLGLQKLRSQELSCAVFPGHVDWNQEFDASCLNFSGRGLHLPKNRSLQASRLQVLDLSCNGLRELPRAFFDSLENLRVLDVTHNPLGSVDAALATRCDRDLRADCACSLLAWQVIRRDNCSHQPPLLCLQGDTGIWKNLSTFLQVSCPPGLAPATIGGLVAGGILFLVFAITGLVLAWRLQGHRAASGQGLGKAWQGGPRPGTGSQDRYSSRHPSPKQSVDTPTGRNTPEYENIFLGQPADGHQWMAPRVHPPEDSDVYMNYKGAHLDHQPVYGNLEALGGACPQEEENVVHGY from the exons ATGGGAGCCCCGCGGGTTGAGGTGCCGTTGCCatctctgctgttgctgttgctgctgctactgctgttgGGCCTGCAGAAGCTGAGGAGCCAGGAGCTGTCCTGTGCCGTGTTCCCTGGCCATGTGGACTGGAATCAGGAGTTCGATGCCTCGTGCCTCAATTTCAGTGGCCGGGGCCTGCACCTACCGAAGAACCGGTCCCTGCAGGCCAGCCGCCTTCAAGTTCTCGATCTGTCCTGCAATGGCCTGCGAGAACTCCCTCGGGCCTTCTTTGACAGTCTGGAAAACTTGCGTGTCCTGGATGTCACCCACAACCCGTTGGGCAGCGTGGACGCGGCACTGGCCACACGCTGTGACCGCGACCTCAGGGCCGACTGTGCCTGCAGCCTGTTGGCCTGGCAGGTGATCCGCAGAGACAACTGCTCCCACCAGCCACCCCTACTATGTCTCCAGGGAGATACCGGGATCTGGAAGAACCTTTCCACCTTCCTCCAGGTCAGCTGTCCTCCGGGCTTGGCCCCAGCAACcataggtggcttagtggctggTGGAATTCTCTTCCTGGTGTTTGCCATCACTGGCCTGGTGCTGGCTTGGAGACTCCAAGGACACCGAGCGGCCAGTGGCCAGGGTCTGGGCAAAGCCTGGCAGGGTGGACCCAGACCTGGGACAGGCTCCCAGGACCGTTATAGCAGCCGCCACCCCAGCCCCAAACAGTCCGTGGACACCCCAACAGGCAGGAACACTCCTGAGTATGAGAACATATTCCTGGGCCAGCCAGCCGACGGACACCAGTGGATGGCACCCAG AGTCCACCCTCCTGAGGATAGTGATGTCTACATGAACTACAAGGGAGCTCACCTGGACCATCAGCCAGTCTATGGcaacctggaggccctggggggcGCTTGTCCTCAAGAAGAGGAGAATGTGGTCCATGGGTACTGA
- the Ssbp4 gene encoding single-stranded DNA-binding protein 4 isoform X3: MGTMAPNDPMAAGPMASGFFQPFMSPRFPGGQRPSLRMLSQPPVGLPGSQPFLPGAMEASPRAQGHPSLGGPMQRVTPPRGMANTVPQGYGGGMRPTPNTIAGPGLLAMNMGQGMRGPWNSPSGSSVPYSSSPGSYTGPPGGGGPPGTPIMASPGDSSSSENMFSIMNSVGPSAGRANFPLGAGTEAPMAALSAMEQQQANGSLGPTDQDMLSKGSPDAASLNNTPGTPRDDGEITAAGTFLHPFPSESVSHGAASPPAAGLRGLAGRARRGGRGARARP; the protein is encoded by the exons ATGGGAACTATGGCCCCAAATGATCCAATGGCTGCAGGACCCATGGCGTCAGGTTTTTTCCAG CCCTTCATGTCACCGCGGTTCCCAGGGGGCCAACGGCCCTCCCTGAGGATGTTAAGTCAG CCTCCTGTGGGCCTTCCTGGCTCCCAGCCTTTCCTACCTGGCGCCATGGAGGCATCTCCTCGTGCTCAGG GGCACCCGAGCCTGGGCGGCCCAATGCAGAGGGTGACTCCACCACGGGGCATGGCCAACACTGTACCCCAG GGCTACGGAGGTGGCATGCGACCTACACCCAATACCATCGCTGGCCCGGGCCTACTGGCAATGAACAT GGGCCAGGGCATGCGCGGCCCGTGGAACAGCCCCAGTGGCAGCTCG GTCCCGTACTCCTCGTCTCCTGGCAGCTACACG GGACCCCCAGGAGGCGGTGGTCCTCCAGGGACGCCCATTATGGCCAGCCCTGGAG ACTCCAGCTCCAGCGAAAACATGTTCTCCATCATGAACTCTGTGGGGCCGAGTGCAGGCCGTGCTAAT TTCCCACTTGGTGCTGGAACCGAAGCCCCAATGGCTGCCCTGAGCGCGATGGAGCAGCAGCAAGCGAACGGATCCCTGG GTCCTACCGACCAGGATATGCTGTCCAAG GGATCCCCTGACGCTGCCAGCCTGAACAACACCCCGGGCACCCCACGCGATGATGGCGAGATAACAGCTGCCGGAACCTTCCTGCACCCGTTCCCGAGCGAAAGCGTAAGCCACGGCGCCGCCTCGCCCCCCGCGGCGGGCCTGAGGGGCCTTGCGGGCAGAGCGCGGCGGGGCGGCCGGGGGGCCCGAGCGAGACCGTGA
- the Isyna1 gene encoding inositol-3-phosphate synthase 1, with amino-acid sequence MEPTTQIVVDSPGVVYSPEAIEAQYEYRTTRVNREGGVLRVQPTSTRFTFRTARQVPRLGVMLVGWGGNNGSTLTAAVLANRLRLAWPTRTGRKEANYYGSLTQAGTVTIGLDADGQEVFVPFSALLPMVAPNDLVFDGWDISSLNLAEAMRRAQVLDCGLQEQLWPHMESLHPRPSVYIPEFIAANQTARADNLIPGTRAQQLEQIRKDIRDFRTNAGLDKIIVLWTANTERFCDVVPGLNDTAENLLRTIQLGLEVSPSTLFAVASILEGCAFLNGSPQNTLVPGALELAAQRHVFVGGDDFKSGQTKVKSVLVDFLIGSGLKTMSIVSYNHLGNNDGQNLSAPQQFRSKEVSKSSVVDDMVQSNRVLYAPGEEPDHCVVIKYVPYVGDSKRALDEYTSELMLGGTNTLVLHNTCEDSLLAAPIMLDLVLLTELCQRVTFCTDADPEPQGFHPVLSLLSFLFKAPLVPPGSPVVNALFRQRSCIENVLRACVGLPPQNNMLLEHKMERPISGVARTGAVVSLPCKEPAPANGCTGDANGHARVPEVPSA; translated from the exons ATGGAGCCCACTACCCAGATCGTGGTCGACAGCCCAGGCGTGGTGTATAGCCCCGAGGCCATCGAGGCGCAGTATGAGTATCGGACGACGCGCGTGAACCGCGAGGGCGGCGTGCTCAGG gtgCAGCCCACGTCCACGCGCTTCACCTTCCGGACCGCACGGCAGGTGCCCCGTCTCGGGGTCATGCTCGTCGGCTGGGGAGGGAACAACGGCTCTACGCTCACCGCGGCCGTGCTGGCCAACCGACTGCGCCTGGCGTGGCCCACGCGCACGGGCCGCAAG GAAGCCAACTATTATGGCTCGCTGACTCAGGCCGGCACCGTGACCATAGGTTTGGATGCCGACGGCCAGGAGGTGTTCGTGCCCTTCAGCGCGCTGTTGCCCATGGTGGCACCCAACGACCTGGTGTTTGATG GTTGGGACATCTCATCACTGAACCTGGCCGAGGCGATGCGGCGCGCACAGGTCCTGGACTGCGGCCTGCAGGAGCAACTGTGGCCACACATGGAGAGCCTGCACCCGAGGCCCTCAGTCTACATTCCTGAGTTCATCGCCGCCAACCAGACGGCGCGTGCTGACAACCTCATCCCGGGCACGCGTGCGCAGCAG CTGGAGCAGATCCGCAAGGACATCCGAGACTTCCGCACCAATGCCGGACTGGACAAGATCATTGTGCTGTGGACAGCCAACACGGAGCGTTTCTGCGATGTAGTCCCGGGCCTCAACGACACTGCCGAAAACTTGCTGCGCACCATCCAG CTTGGCCTGGAGGTGTCACCTTCCACACTCTTCGCTGTGGCTAGCATCCTGGAGGGCTGTGCCTTCCTCAATGGGTCCCCACAGAACACGCTGGTGCCTGGTGCGCTTGAGCTAGCGGCACAGCGCCACGTGTTCGTGGGCGGGGACGACTTTAAGTCTGGCCAGACGAAGGTGAAGTCTGTACTCGTGGATTTCCTTATTGGCTCTGGCCTCAAG ACCATGTCCATCGTGAGTTACAACCACCTGGGCAACAACGACGGGCAGAACCTGTCTGCGCCGCAGCAGTTCCGCTCCAAGGAGGTGTCCAAGAGCAGTGTGGTAGATGACATGGTGCAGAGCAATCGCGTGCTCTATGCGCCTGGAGAGGAGCCTGACCACTGC GTTGTCATCAAGTATGTGCCATACGTGGGGGACAGCAAGCGCGCGCTGGACGAGTACACCTCGGAGCTGATGCTGGGAGGGACGAACACGTTGGTGCTGCACAATACCTGCGAG GATTCGCTGCTGGCGGCGCCCATCATGCTGGACTTAGTGTTGCTCACTGAGTTGTGCCAGCGAGTCACCTTTTGCACGGACGCCGACCCCGAGCCGCAGGGTTTCCACCCTGTGCTGTCGCTGCTTAGCTTCCTCTTCAAAGCGCCGCTTGTGCCGCCAGGGAGCCCGGTGGTGAATGCGCTCTTCCGCCAGCGCAGCTGCATCGAGAACGTGCTCAG GGCCTGCGTGGGGCTCCCGCCGCAGAACAACATGCTGCTGGAGCACAAGATGGAGCGCCCGATCTCGGGCGTCGCCCGAACCGGGGCTGTCGTCTCCCTGCCATGCAAGGAGCCCGCACCCGCCAACGGCTGCACCGGCGACGCCAACGGTCACGCACGGGTGCCCGAGGTGCCCAGCGCTTAG
- the Gdf15 gene encoding growth/differentiation factor 15, protein MSPPLRTRGSQLRFLPFLLLTVVMSRPLPGDAVGSGPDAHQDPFASRELRASIERLLNRLLANQSREVSNPGPGPAPVVRVFTPQLRQGSHGHLLLRIPLPWLTQDLPASHRLHRALLQPSRAVPEPWDITRPLLRELSLRGARGGALRLRLSAPVGEARTESPPFGSARLELQFQAAGARGRRSTHAHARDACPLGPGRCCRLHTVAASLQDLGWADWVLSPRQLQVAVCAGECPQLYRAANTHAQVRGRLHGLQPLRVPAPCCVPAAFAPVVLVQRTDSGVALRTYDDLMARSCHCA, encoded by the exons ATGTCCCCGCCGTTGAGGACACGCGGCTCGCAGCTGCGCTTCCTCCCGTTCCTGCTGCTGACGGTGGTGATGTCCCGGCCGTTGCCAGGGGACGCCGTGGGCTCCGGCCCCGACGCCCACCAAGATCCCTTCGCGTCGCGGGAGCTGCGCGCTAGCATCGAGCGGCTGCTCAACAGGCTGCTTGCCAACCAGAGCCGGGAGGTTTCGAATCCGGGGCCCGGCCCCGCGCCCGTCGTCCGCGTGTTCACCCCACAAC TGCGTCAGGGGTCCCACGGCCATCTGCTGCTGCGAATTCCGCTGCCGTGGCTCACGCAGGATCTGCCAGCATCCCACCGCCTGCACCGTGCCTTGCTGCAGCCGTCGCGGGCGGTACCCGAGCCGTGGGACATCACGCGACCGCTGCTGCGCGAGCTGAGCCTCCGAGGAGCGCGCGGCGGCGCACTGCGCCTGCGCCTGTCTGCGCCAGTGGGCGAGGCGCGCACGGAGTCCCCCCCATTCGGCAGCGCGCGACTCGAGCTGCAGTTCCAGGCTGCGGGCGCCAGGGGGCGTCGCAGCACGCATGCGCACGCGCGGGACGCCTGCCCGCTGGGCCCGGGCCGCTGCTGTCGCCTGCACACGGTGGCCGCCTCGCTGCAGGACCTGGGCTGGGCCGACTGGGTGCTGTCCCCGCGCCAACTGCAGGTGGCCGTGTGCGCGGGCGAGTGCCCGCAGCTGTACCGCGCCGCCAACACGCATGCGCAGGTGCGCGGGCGCCTCCACGGGCTGCAGCCTCTGCGCGTGCCCGCGCCGTGCTGCGTGCCTGCGGCCTTCGCGCCCGTGGTGCTCGTGCAGCGGACGGACTCGGGAGTGGCTCTGCGCACCTACGACGACCTCATGGCCCGCAGCTGTCACTGCGCCTGA